A genome region from Solirubrobacter pauli includes the following:
- a CDS encoding cellulase family glycosylhydrolase, translating to MRRLLLILPLIALAAWAPTAGASARQTVTFEAPRELLSASTRAETLDQIQSFGVKRVRQLVYWRDYAPDPESKTKPAGFDASDPAAYPADKWDNLDGLVAAAKERGIDVTLTLTGPVPRWATKSKKDTYTEPLPAEFGAFATAMGRRYGESVNMWSVWNEPNQPQFLRPQFKKGKAYSPKLYRRLYQAAYKGIRSTPSNARDTLLIAETSPRGNSNIVAPLAFLRGMLCLDSKYKRAKACAKLDAGGYAHHAYTTSAGPRWVPPKADDVTIGVLPRLVTAIDKAAKAGALPKGLPVHLTEFGIQTEPDKISGVSLERQAAYLAVSEHIAYVNPRVAAFSQYLMSDDPPRSSGYKYGGFESGLRDADGKEKPAYNGFRLPLAVEPYGTQDVLWGLVRPQRDVSKVTIERRVTGYKTWRVLKTIDTTASGVYALKTPRNKKGQHYRVKWTAPDGTTYTGPSVRGY from the coding sequence ATGAGACGACTCCTGCTGATCCTTCCGCTCATCGCGCTCGCCGCGTGGGCCCCCACCGCCGGCGCGTCCGCGCGCCAGACCGTCACCTTCGAGGCGCCGCGCGAGCTGCTGTCGGCCTCGACGCGTGCCGAGACGCTCGACCAGATCCAGTCCTTCGGCGTCAAGCGCGTGCGTCAGCTCGTGTACTGGCGCGACTACGCGCCCGACCCGGAGAGCAAGACGAAGCCCGCCGGCTTCGACGCGTCCGACCCGGCGGCGTACCCCGCCGACAAGTGGGACAACCTGGACGGGCTCGTCGCGGCGGCCAAGGAACGCGGGATCGACGTCACGCTGACGCTGACCGGCCCGGTGCCGCGGTGGGCGACCAAGAGCAAGAAGGACACGTACACGGAGCCGCTGCCCGCCGAGTTCGGCGCGTTCGCGACCGCGATGGGCCGCCGCTACGGCGAGTCGGTGAACATGTGGTCGGTCTGGAACGAGCCCAACCAGCCGCAGTTCCTGCGCCCGCAGTTCAAGAAGGGCAAGGCGTACTCGCCGAAGCTGTACCGCCGGCTCTACCAGGCGGCGTACAAGGGGATCCGCTCGACGCCGTCCAACGCGCGGGACACGCTCCTGATCGCGGAGACGTCGCCGCGCGGGAACTCGAACATCGTCGCGCCGCTGGCCTTCCTGCGCGGGATGCTGTGCCTGGACTCCAAGTACAAGCGCGCGAAGGCGTGCGCGAAGCTCGACGCCGGTGGGTACGCGCACCACGCGTACACCACGTCCGCCGGCCCGCGCTGGGTGCCGCCGAAGGCCGACGACGTCACGATCGGCGTGCTGCCGCGCCTGGTCACCGCGATCGACAAGGCCGCGAAGGCGGGCGCGCTGCCCAAGGGCCTCCCGGTGCACCTGACCGAGTTCGGCATCCAGACCGAGCCCGACAAGATCAGTGGGGTCTCGCTCGAGCGCCAGGCCGCGTACCTGGCCGTCTCCGAGCACATCGCCTACGTCAACCCGCGCGTCGCCGCCTTCTCGCAGTACCTGATGAGCGACGACCCGCCGCGCTCGAGCGGCTACAAGTACGGCGGCTTCGAGAGCGGCCTGCGCGACGCCGACGGCAAGGAGAAGCCGGCCTACAACGGCTTCCGGCTGCCGCTGGCGGTCGAGCCCTACGGCACCCAGGACGTGCTCTGGGGGCTCGTGCGTCCGCAGCGCGACGTGAGCAAGGTGACGATCGAGCGCCGCGTCACGGGCTACAAGACCTGGCGCGTGCTCAAGACGATCGACACGACCGCCTCGGGCGTGTACGCGCTCAAGACGCCGCGCAACAAGAAGGGCCAGCACTACCGCGTCAAGTGGACCGCGCCCGACGGCACGACCTACACGGGGCCGTCGGTCCGTGGGTATTAG
- a CDS encoding sensor histidine kinase produces the protein MLLAVAVVAAVTLVLYPISEIDPGVSSGVLYVLGVLVVTTTRGLRMGLFSAALSLFALDYFHTDPTGDLISGKSAGDLVAIFTVTLTAVVGAVIADTARRRAVESEERRVRLDEVRESRARVLAAADRERQRVVRDIHDGAQQRLVHTVVNLKLAVRQLDRDDPEAARPLVAEALQNAQAGTDELRELAHGIMPSVLTRGGLRAAVQTLTSRMPMPVVEDVTDERFPAEVESTAYFAVAEALTNVAKHAQAEEAYVTIAPADGVLRVEIRDDGVGGAFAGGSGLLGLEDRLAAAHGTLKVVSPPGDGTTISIELPVDAPTS, from the coding sequence GTGCTCCTCGCCGTCGCCGTCGTCGCCGCCGTCACGCTCGTCCTGTATCCGATCTCCGAGATCGACCCGGGCGTGTCGAGCGGCGTCCTGTACGTCCTGGGCGTGCTCGTGGTCACCACGACCCGCGGGCTGCGGATGGGCCTCTTCTCCGCCGCCCTGAGCCTGTTCGCGCTCGACTACTTCCACACCGACCCGACCGGCGACCTGATCTCCGGCAAGAGCGCCGGTGACCTCGTGGCGATCTTCACCGTCACGCTCACCGCGGTGGTCGGCGCGGTCATCGCCGACACCGCCCGCCGGCGCGCCGTCGAGTCCGAGGAGCGGCGCGTGCGCCTGGACGAGGTGCGCGAGTCGCGCGCCCGCGTGCTCGCCGCCGCCGACCGCGAGCGCCAGCGCGTCGTGCGCGACATCCACGACGGCGCGCAACAGCGCCTCGTGCACACCGTCGTCAACCTCAAGCTCGCGGTCCGCCAGCTCGATCGCGACGACCCGGAAGCGGCGCGCCCGCTCGTCGCCGAAGCGCTGCAGAACGCGCAGGCCGGCACGGACGAGCTGCGCGAGCTCGCCCACGGGATCATGCCGTCGGTGCTCACGCGCGGCGGCCTCCGGGCCGCGGTCCAGACGCTCACCTCCCGCATGCCGATGCCGGTCGTCGAGGACGTCACCGACGAGCGCTTCCCCGCCGAGGTCGAGTCGACCGCCTACTTCGCCGTCGCCGAGGCGCTCACGAACGTCGCCAAGCACGCCCAGGCCGAGGAGGCGTACGTGACCATCGCGCCCGCCGACGGCGTCCTCCGCGTCGAGATCCGCGACGACGGCGTCGGCGGCGCGTTCGCCGGCGGCTCGGGTCTGCTCGGGCTCGAGGACCGGCTCGCGGCCGCGCACGGGACGCTGAAGGTCGTCAGCCCGCCCGGGGACGGGACGACGATCTCGATCGAGCTCCCGGTGGACGCGCCGACGAGCTGA
- the katG gene encoding catalase/peroxidase HPI translates to MADQEHPNAVVGDMNEPIEAEGCPVHGARGVHPTQGDANREWWPERLNLKILAKNPAVSNPLGEEFDYAEAFKALDLAAVKADIAETLRTSQDWWPADFGHYGPFMIRMAWHSAGTYRIQDGRGGAGAGQQRFAPLNSWPDNGNLDKARRLLWPVKKKYGQALSWADLMVLTGNVALEEMGLQTFGFAGGRADVWEPDEDVYWGPETEWLGDQRYTGDRELEKPLGAVQMGLIYVNPEGPNGNPDPIAAARDIRETFGRMAMNDEETVALIAGGHTFGKTHGAADPDKYVGREPEGAPMEEMGLGWKQSYGTGKLQDAITSGLEVTWTATPTQWGNGFFDNLFGHEWELTKSPAGAHQWQPVGGVSEVSVPAPNEGGERRLPTMLTTDLALRMDPAYEKISRRFHEDPDAFADAFARAWFKLTHRDMGPIQRYLGPEVPSETLIWQDPVPAGPQLDDADVAALKEAILASPLTVSELVKAAWASASTFRGSDKRGGANGARIRLEPQRSWEVNNPAELNKVLSTLEGIQQGYAKPVSIADLIVLGGTAAVEKAAKDAGVDVEVPFVGGRGDATEDWTDAESFAPLEPTADGFRNYLRSEHRLPAEYLLLDRANLLTLSAPELTVLVGGLRVLGANWDGSSLGVLTDRPGVLTNDFFVNLLDLGTEWHASGDEFEARENGDLRWTGSRADLVFGSNSELRALAEVYASDDAREKFVLDFVAAWTKVMNLDRYDLA, encoded by the coding sequence ATGGCTGATCAGGAGCATCCGAACGCCGTAGTCGGCGACATGAACGAGCCGATCGAGGCTGAAGGCTGCCCGGTCCACGGCGCTCGTGGCGTGCACCCGACGCAGGGTGACGCCAACCGCGAGTGGTGGCCCGAGCGTCTGAACCTGAAGATCCTGGCCAAGAACCCGGCCGTCTCGAACCCGCTCGGCGAGGAGTTCGACTACGCCGAAGCGTTCAAGGCGCTCGACCTGGCCGCGGTCAAGGCCGACATCGCCGAGACGCTGCGGACCTCGCAGGACTGGTGGCCCGCGGACTTCGGCCACTACGGCCCGTTCATGATCCGGATGGCCTGGCACAGCGCGGGCACCTACCGGATCCAGGACGGCCGTGGTGGCGCCGGCGCCGGCCAGCAGCGCTTCGCGCCGCTCAACTCGTGGCCCGACAACGGCAACCTGGACAAGGCCCGCCGCCTCCTGTGGCCGGTCAAGAAGAAGTACGGCCAGGCGCTCTCGTGGGCCGACCTGATGGTCCTCACGGGCAACGTCGCGCTCGAGGAGATGGGGCTGCAGACGTTCGGCTTCGCCGGCGGCCGCGCCGACGTGTGGGAGCCCGACGAGGACGTGTACTGGGGCCCGGAGACCGAGTGGCTCGGCGACCAGCGCTACACCGGCGACCGTGAGCTCGAGAAGCCGCTCGGCGCCGTCCAGATGGGCCTGATCTACGTCAACCCGGAGGGCCCGAACGGCAACCCGGACCCGATCGCCGCCGCGCGCGACATCCGCGAGACGTTCGGCCGCATGGCCATGAACGACGAGGAGACCGTCGCGCTGATCGCCGGCGGCCACACGTTCGGCAAGACGCACGGCGCGGCCGACCCGGACAAGTACGTCGGCCGCGAGCCCGAGGGCGCGCCGATGGAGGAGATGGGCCTCGGCTGGAAGCAGTCGTACGGCACCGGCAAGCTCCAGGACGCGATCACCTCTGGTCTCGAGGTCACGTGGACCGCGACCCCGACGCAGTGGGGCAACGGCTTCTTCGACAACCTCTTCGGCCACGAGTGGGAGCTCACCAAGAGCCCCGCGGGCGCGCACCAGTGGCAGCCCGTCGGCGGCGTCTCGGAGGTCTCCGTGCCGGCCCCGAACGAGGGTGGCGAGCGTCGCCTGCCGACCATGCTCACCACGGACCTCGCGCTGCGCATGGACCCGGCCTACGAGAAGATCTCGCGCCGCTTCCACGAGGATCCGGACGCGTTCGCGGACGCGTTCGCGCGCGCCTGGTTCAAGCTCACGCACCGCGACATGGGCCCGATCCAGCGCTACCTCGGCCCGGAGGTCCCGTCCGAGACGCTGATCTGGCAGGACCCGGTCCCGGCCGGCCCGCAGCTCGACGACGCGGACGTCGCCGCGCTCAAGGAGGCCATCCTCGCGTCGCCGCTGACCGTCTCCGAGCTCGTCAAGGCGGCGTGGGCGTCGGCCTCGACGTTCCGCGGCTCCGACAAGCGCGGCGGCGCGAACGGCGCCCGCATCCGCCTCGAGCCGCAGCGCAGCTGGGAGGTCAACAACCCGGCCGAGCTCAACAAGGTCCTCAGCACGCTCGAGGGCATCCAGCAGGGCTACGCCAAGCCGGTCTCGATCGCCGACCTGATCGTCCTCGGCGGCACCGCCGCGGTCGAGAAGGCCGCCAAGGACGCCGGCGTCGACGTCGAGGTGCCGTTCGTCGGCGGCCGCGGCGACGCGACCGAGGACTGGACGGACGCCGAGTCGTTCGCCCCGCTCGAGCCGACCGCGGACGGCTTCCGCAACTACCTCCGCTCCGAGCACCGCCTCCCGGCCGAGTACCTGCTGCTCGACCGCGCGAACCTGCTCACGCTCAGCGCGCCGGAGCTGACCGTCCTCGTCGGCGGCCTGCGCGTCCTGGGCGCCAACTGGGACGGCTCCTCGCTGGGCGTCCTCACCGACCGCCCGGGCGTGCTGACGAACGACTTCTTCGTCAACCTGCTCGACCTGGGCACGGAGTGGCATGCGTCGGGTGACGAGTTCGAGGCCCGCGAGAACGGCGACCTGCGCTGGACGGGCTCGCGCGCCGACCTCGTGTTCGGCTCCAACTCCGAGCTGCGCGCGCTCGCCGAGGTCTACGCCTCCGACGACGCCCGTGAGAAGTTCGTCCTGGACTTCGTCGCCGCGTGGACGAAGGTCATGAACCTGGACCGGTACGACCTGGCGTAA
- a CDS encoding DedA family protein, which yields MLTVFAAPGDWARNAVSSGGYPALAGLILAENLFPPIPSEIILPVAGYYVGEGTLSFIFAVLAATVGSVVGALILYAIARYGGRAVVLKLGKFARVREDDLDKADAWFDRRGGWFVFFGRLVPGVRSLISIPAGLSEMPVWRFTLLTAAGSALWNSALIGAGWALGSNYERVADYVGPVATIVVGVCAVLVLALITWALKRRRIAA from the coding sequence ATGCTGACGGTTTTTGCTGCGCCTGGGGACTGGGCGCGTAACGCGGTCTCCAGTGGCGGGTATCCCGCGCTGGCCGGCCTCATCCTGGCGGAGAACCTGTTCCCGCCGATCCCCTCGGAGATCATCCTCCCCGTCGCCGGCTACTACGTCGGCGAGGGCACGTTGAGCTTCATCTTCGCCGTGCTCGCCGCGACGGTCGGCTCGGTCGTGGGCGCCCTGATCCTGTACGCGATCGCGCGGTACGGCGGACGGGCCGTGGTCCTCAAGCTCGGCAAGTTCGCCCGGGTGCGCGAGGACGACCTCGACAAGGCCGACGCCTGGTTCGACAGGCGCGGCGGCTGGTTCGTGTTCTTCGGCCGGCTCGTGCCCGGCGTGCGCAGCCTCATCTCGATCCCCGCCGGGCTGTCGGAGATGCCGGTCTGGCGGTTCACGCTGCTCACCGCGGCGGGCTCCGCGCTGTGGAACAGCGCGCTGATCGGTGCGGGCTGGGCGCTCGGGAGCAACTACGAGCGCGTCGCGGACTACGTGGGACCGGTCGCCACGATCGTCGTCGGGGTCTGCGCCGTCCTCGTGCTGGCCCTGATCACCTGGGCGCTCAAGCGCCGCCGCATCGCCGCATAG
- a CDS encoding ABC transporter ATP-binding protein, translating into MLSRGLECDGVRVGEVLRGVGLTVAPGEVVALTAPSGAGKSTLLRAIVRLVALDGGMVSLDGVDVATLDPRVLRRRVGLVAQRPVMLPGTVADNLAYGLDASPDLAAALDAAGLDAEFANRDASRLSGGEQARVAIARALTRTPEVLLLDEPTTGLDAPLAEAIGHHVRGLAHNGLAVCLTSHDRAVVSSWADREVEL; encoded by the coding sequence TTGCTGTCACGCGGGCTGGAATGCGACGGGGTGCGGGTCGGCGAGGTCCTCCGGGGCGTCGGGCTGACCGTCGCGCCCGGCGAGGTGGTCGCCCTGACCGCGCCGAGCGGGGCGGGCAAGTCGACGCTCCTGCGCGCGATCGTCCGCCTCGTCGCGCTCGACGGGGGCATGGTGTCGCTGGACGGGGTGGACGTCGCGACGCTCGATCCGCGCGTGCTGCGCCGGCGCGTCGGGCTCGTCGCGCAGCGGCCGGTGATGCTGCCGGGGACGGTCGCGGACAACCTGGCGTACGGGCTGGACGCGTCCCCCGACTTGGCCGCGGCGCTCGACGCGGCCGGGCTCGACGCGGAGTTCGCGAACCGCGACGCGTCGCGGCTGTCGGGTGGTGAGCAGGCCCGCGTGGCCATCGCCCGGGCGCTGACGCGTACGCCGGAGGTGCTGCTGCTCGACGAGCCGACGACGGGCCTGGACGCGCCGCTGGCCGAAGCGATCGGCCACCACGTGCGCGGACTCGCGCACAACGGCCTCGCGGTGTGCCTGACGTCGCACGACCGCGCCGTCGTCAGCTCCTGGGCCGACCGCGAGGTGGAGCTGTGA
- a CDS encoding Bax inhibitor-1/YccA family protein — MSTYAPSAPLARASSSVFGRVMSLVGVAIAFTVAGAYLGRDLALGTAQVLGFVAIGMLFAQSFAAGLRRGGAGLTWLFALALILGLSLGPVLQVYANAEPDVVVQAAGATALTTLAMGAWGLATSADLSRWLRPLSFAMLGLFVIGLLLLLFGAAGNPLFSLAVIVVSAALLVIDFNFVRNRATDDDAIWLATGIFVSILNLFISFLNLFGRR, encoded by the coding sequence ATGAGCACGTACGCCCCCTCAGCGCCTCTCGCCCGCGCCTCCAGCAGCGTCTTCGGACGCGTCATGTCCCTCGTCGGCGTCGCCATCGCGTTCACCGTGGCCGGTGCCTACCTCGGGCGCGACCTCGCGCTCGGGACGGCCCAGGTCCTCGGCTTCGTCGCGATCGGGATGCTGTTCGCCCAGTCGTTCGCGGCCGGCCTGCGACGCGGCGGAGCCGGCCTCACGTGGCTGTTCGCGCTCGCGCTGATCCTCGGCCTCAGCCTGGGCCCGGTGCTGCAGGTCTACGCGAACGCCGAGCCGGACGTGGTCGTGCAGGCGGCCGGCGCCACCGCGCTGACCACGCTCGCGATGGGCGCGTGGGGCCTCGCCACGAGCGCCGACCTGAGCCGCTGGCTGCGCCCGCTGAGCTTCGCGATGCTCGGCCTGTTCGTGATCGGCCTGCTGCTCCTGCTCTTCGGCGCCGCCGGCAACCCGCTCTTCAGCCTGGCCGTGATCGTCGTCTCCGCCGCGCTGCTGGTGATCGACTTCAACTTCGTCCGCAACCGCGCGACCGACGACGACGCGATCTGGCTCGCCACGGGGATCTTCGTCTCGATCCTGAACCTCTTCATCTCGTTCTTGAACCTGTTCGGCCGTCGCTGA
- a CDS encoding response regulator transcription factor, which translates to MTLRIVMGEDDVLMREGIARLLEDAGFDIVARAGDAEDFSRKVRAHKPDVAIVDVQMPPDRTDDGLRAATALRAELPGLGVLVLSGHLEESYANDLLGDDPQGVGYLLKERVGDVDAFVDAVRRVAAGGTALDPEVVRLMLGRSRKKGPIHELTPRELDVLGAMAEGRSNLGIAEQLVVTENAVEKHVSRIFRKLELSDSLPTDHRRVLAVLEYLRTAR; encoded by the coding sequence ATGACGCTGCGGATCGTCATGGGCGAGGACGACGTGCTGATGCGCGAGGGGATCGCGCGGCTGCTGGAGGACGCGGGCTTCGACATCGTCGCGCGCGCCGGCGACGCCGAGGACTTCTCGCGCAAGGTACGGGCGCACAAGCCCGACGTCGCGATTGTGGACGTGCAGATGCCGCCCGACCGCACGGACGACGGGCTGCGGGCCGCGACCGCGCTGCGGGCGGAGCTGCCCGGGCTCGGCGTGCTCGTGCTGTCGGGGCACCTGGAGGAGTCCTACGCCAACGACCTGCTCGGGGACGACCCGCAGGGGGTCGGCTACCTGCTCAAGGAGCGCGTCGGTGACGTCGACGCGTTCGTGGACGCCGTGCGGCGCGTGGCCGCGGGCGGCACGGCGCTGGACCCCGAGGTGGTGCGGCTGATGCTGGGCCGCAGCCGGAAGAAGGGGCCGATCCACGAGCTCACGCCGCGCGAGCTCGACGTGCTCGGCGCGATGGCCGAGGGCCGTTCGAACCTGGGCATCGCGGAGCAGCTGGTCGTGACCGAGAACGCGGTCGAGAAGCACGTCAGCCGGATCTTCCGCAAGCTCGAGCTGTCGGACTCGCTGCCGACGGACCATCGCCGCGTGCTCGCGGTGCTCGAGTACCTGCGCACGGCGCGCTGA
- a CDS encoding SixA phosphatase family protein: MAAQLWMLRHGEAVPHDSKPDAERELTPRGRTQAEVAGQALAALNEEFAACYASPKVRAWETATLACTALNVRPVREDALSNGFNRVDALALLEAHTEDEKVLIVGHNPSFEQVVYDFTGARIDFKKGGVAAIDARRTSGQLLVLLRPRELEAIAAALTPPR, encoded by the coding sequence ATGGCGGCGCAGCTCTGGATGCTGCGGCACGGGGAGGCCGTGCCGCACGACTCGAAGCCCGACGCGGAGCGCGAGCTCACGCCCCGCGGGCGCACCCAGGCCGAGGTGGCCGGGCAGGCCCTGGCGGCCCTCAACGAGGAGTTCGCCGCTTGCTACGCCAGCCCGAAGGTGCGCGCATGGGAGACGGCCACGCTGGCCTGCACGGCGCTGAACGTGCGGCCGGTCCGCGAGGACGCCCTCTCGAACGGCTTCAACCGCGTCGACGCGCTCGCCCTCCTGGAGGCGCACACCGAGGACGAGAAGGTCCTGATCGTCGGCCACAACCCGTCGTTCGAGCAGGTGGTCTACGACTTCACCGGCGCGCGGATCGACTTCAAGAAGGGCGGCGTCGCCGCGATCGACGCGCGCCGCACCTCCGGCCAGCTGCTCGTGCTGCTGCGCCCGCGTGAGCTCGAAGCTATCGCTGCGGCGCTAACGCCGCCGCGATGA
- a CDS encoding Fur family transcriptional regulator: MPTTSELERLLRDAGLRITRPRVAVLATVYGRPHADTHSIIDQVRVELGNVSTQAVYDVLDALHGARLVRRIQPQGSVARYESRVGDNHHHVVCRSCGAIADVDCAVGEAPCLTASDDHGFVIDEAEVVFWGQCPTCSTARNS; encoded by the coding sequence GTGCCGACGACTTCGGAGCTCGAGCGCCTGCTGCGCGATGCTGGTCTGCGCATCACGCGGCCTCGAGTCGCAGTGCTGGCCACGGTCTACGGCCGTCCTCACGCCGACACGCACTCGATCATCGATCAGGTGCGCGTCGAGCTCGGGAACGTGTCGACGCAGGCCGTCTATGACGTGCTCGACGCGCTGCACGGCGCGCGGCTCGTGCGCCGGATCCAGCCGCAGGGCTCGGTCGCGCGCTACGAGTCACGGGTCGGTGACAACCATCACCACGTCGTGTGCCGATCCTGTGGGGCCATCGCCGACGTCGACTGCGCGGTCGGCGAAGCGCCCTGCTTGACCGCTTCCGACGACCACGGCTTCGTCATCGACGAGGCCGAGGTCGTCTTCTGGGGCCAGTGCCCCACCTGTTCAACCGCTCGCAATTCGTAG
- the bcp gene encoding thioredoxin-dependent thiol peroxidase, which translates to MLETGTKAPDFTLPDENGEDVSLSALSGTTVVLYFYPKADTPGCTTQACGIRDHLPDYTAAGVRVLGVSPDPVKAVKKFHDKQSLNFTLLADEDHAVCEAYGVWGEKSMYGKTYFGANRATFIIDGDGVIAHVIPKVSPKTHDDEVLKALGELSAA; encoded by the coding sequence ATGCTCGAGACCGGTACCAAGGCGCCCGACTTCACGCTGCCCGACGAGAACGGCGAGGACGTCTCGCTGTCCGCGCTGAGCGGGACCACCGTCGTCCTGTACTTCTACCCCAAGGCGGACACGCCCGGCTGCACCACGCAGGCCTGCGGCATCCGTGACCACCTGCCCGACTACACGGCCGCCGGCGTGCGCGTGCTCGGCGTCTCGCCCGACCCGGTCAAGGCCGTCAAGAAGTTCCACGACAAGCAGTCGCTGAACTTCACGCTGCTCGCCGACGAGGACCATGCGGTGTGCGAGGCCTACGGCGTCTGGGGCGAGAAGTCGATGTACGGCAAGACCTACTTCGGCGCCAACCGCGCCACGTTCATCATCGACGGCGACGGCGTGATCGCGCACGTGATCCCGAAGGTGTCGCCGAAGACGCACGACGACGAGGTGCTCAAGGCCCTCGGCGAGCTGTCCGCCGCCTGA
- a CDS encoding M20/M25/M40 family metallo-hydrolase — protein sequence MDQWIEQAAAEIARRAPRELEALVAVSSPSGDVGGANECAAVTAALAPDEATIERVPCSSPEHAEDQVIRLKGTGARKVLLVGHNDTVVSHAEHKPLARVGEQLVGSGAVDMKGGNVLALGALRAFAKRPELYDELVLLLVCDEEWRTADFGHVQRFAGFDACLCFEAGELAGEDEGVVVRRKAAGTIHVIAHGRTAHSGSAPDRGRNALLALATAAQAVASRHAPNGPSHLTAVPTVMRSGDAFNVVPGSGELFCDVRADDLDAIEDILTHIPAEHEGVRLEAELIRRWPGMRAEEATVGLLEAASGLLGRRIVGAARGGASDASHFASTIPLTVDGLGPRGGKAHNPEEFVLEASLQQRAEVALALIAAALAPQR from the coding sequence ATGGACCAGTGGATCGAGCAGGCCGCGGCGGAGATCGCCCGCCGCGCGCCGCGGGAGCTCGAGGCGCTCGTCGCCGTCTCGTCCCCGTCCGGTGACGTGGGAGGCGCGAACGAGTGCGCGGCGGTCACCGCGGCGCTCGCACCCGACGAGGCGACGATCGAGCGCGTGCCGTGCTCGAGCCCCGAGCACGCCGAGGACCAGGTCATCCGCTTGAAGGGGACGGGCGCGCGCAAGGTGCTGCTGGTCGGCCACAACGACACGGTCGTGTCCCACGCCGAGCACAAGCCGCTGGCGCGCGTCGGTGAGCAGCTCGTGGGCTCCGGCGCGGTCGACATGAAGGGCGGCAACGTGCTCGCGCTCGGCGCGCTGCGCGCGTTCGCCAAGCGGCCGGAGCTCTACGACGAGCTCGTGCTGCTGCTGGTCTGCGACGAGGAGTGGCGCACCGCCGACTTCGGCCATGTGCAGCGCTTCGCCGGCTTCGACGCCTGCCTGTGCTTCGAGGCGGGTGAGCTGGCGGGCGAGGACGAGGGTGTCGTCGTGCGCCGCAAGGCCGCCGGCACCATCCACGTCATCGCCCACGGGCGCACGGCCCACTCCGGCTCCGCGCCCGACCGCGGCCGCAACGCCCTGCTCGCGCTGGCCACCGCCGCCCAGGCCGTCGCCTCCCGCCACGCGCCGAACGGTCCCTCGCACCTGACGGCGGTGCCGACCGTCATGCGCTCGGGCGACGCGTTCAACGTCGTGCCCGGCTCGGGCGAGCTGTTCTGCGACGTCCGCGCCGACGACCTGGACGCGATCGAGGACATCCTCACCCACATCCCCGCCGAGCACGAGGGCGTGCGGCTGGAGGCGGAGCTGATCCGCCGCTGGCCGGGCATGCGCGCCGAGGAGGCGACGGTCGGGCTGCTGGAGGCGGCGAGCGGGCTGCTCGGCCGCCGGATCGTCGGCGCGGCCCGCGGCGGCGCCTCGGACGCGAGCCACTTCGCCTCGACGATCCCGCTCACGGTCGACGGCCTCGGCCCGCGCGGCGGCAAGGCGCACAACCCGGAGGAGTTCGTGCTGGAGGCGTCGCTTCAGCAGCGCGCCGAGGTGGCGCTCGCGCTCATCGCGGCGGCGTTAGCGCCGCAGCGATAG
- a CDS encoding DNA-formamidopyrimidine glycosylase family protein: MPELPEMEITARRLAEVLPGKTIESILTPGLNVLKTFDPPLSALDGATFADVRRRGKLLLLEATTESHGPLTLLVHLMSAGRLMLYDKRGSMRDKTSRVLIRLPDDRELRLREFGTKQAAWMKVLTLDGLEAEPALKSLGPEAWPDPPDLGELLTTPRPLHSVLRDQQVIAGIGRTWVDEILHAAKLSPFKRGDDLSEREAKALREAMVGELGRVLDVYEEKVALPLPEKFPKPTRVHAHQGEPCPRCETVLEAVFYEDYVMTYCPHCQTEGRILKDRRLSRLLK, encoded by the coding sequence GTGCCCGAGCTGCCGGAGATGGAGATCACCGCCCGCCGCCTGGCCGAGGTGCTCCCGGGGAAGACGATCGAGTCGATCCTCACGCCGGGACTGAACGTCCTCAAGACGTTCGATCCGCCGCTCAGCGCGCTGGACGGCGCGACGTTCGCCGACGTGCGCCGGCGCGGCAAGCTCCTGCTGCTGGAGGCGACCACGGAGTCGCACGGCCCGCTCACGCTGCTCGTGCACCTGATGAGCGCCGGGCGGCTGATGCTCTACGACAAGCGCGGCTCGATGCGCGACAAGACGTCACGCGTGCTGATCCGGCTCCCGGACGACCGCGAGCTGCGGCTGCGCGAGTTCGGCACCAAGCAGGCGGCGTGGATGAAGGTGCTCACGCTGGACGGGCTGGAGGCCGAGCCGGCGCTCAAGTCGCTCGGCCCGGAGGCCTGGCCCGATCCGCCGGACCTCGGCGAGCTGCTCACGACGCCGCGCCCGCTGCACTCGGTGCTGCGCGACCAGCAGGTGATCGCCGGCATCGGTCGCACGTGGGTCGACGAGATCCTGCACGCCGCGAAGCTCTCACCGTTCAAGCGTGGCGACGACCTGTCCGAGCGCGAGGCGAAGGCGCTGCGCGAGGCGATGGTCGGCGAGCTGGGCCGCGTCCTCGACGTCTATGAGGAGAAGGTGGCCCTCCCGCTGCCCGAGAAGTTCCCGAAGCCGACGCGGGTCCACGCCCACCAGGGCGAGCCGTGCCCGCGCTGCGAGACCGTGCTGGAAGCCGTCTTCTACGAGGACTACGTGATGACGTACTGCCCGCACTGCCAGACCGAGGGCCGGATCCTCAAGGACCGACGGCTCTCCCGGCTGCTCAAGTAG